One window from the genome of Eucalyptus grandis isolate ANBG69807.140 chromosome 7, ASM1654582v1, whole genome shotgun sequence encodes:
- the LOC104428317 gene encoding E3 ubiquitin-protein ligase At3g02290 — MTSTASPDNYFSDMYHSPPRPLPYDVEPRRLCMQRDGLVPRHEKGSSHANEESEPLRSDKNGESDNICSEGKWTNYAHEKGFKEQPYKTSLKLSLAKANADIGHIYTTSEEEDVCPTCLEEYTPENPRIMTKCSHHFHLGCIYEWKERSDICPVCGKVMVFDET; from the exons ATGACTTCTACAGCGTCACCTGACAATTATTTTTCTGACATGTACCACTCTCCTCCAAGGCCTTTGCCCTATGACGTAGAGCCAAGGCGTTTGTGCATGCAGAGGGATGGACTGGTTCCAAGGCATGAGAAGGGTTCAAGTCATGCCAATGAGGAATCAGAACCTCTTAGGAGTGACAAGAATGGGGAATCGGATAATATTTGCTCAGAAGGCAAATGGACTAACTATGCACATGAAAAAGGTTTTAAAGAGCAACCATATAAGACCTCACTTAAACTATCCTTGGCAAAAGCGAATGCTGATATTGGGCATATTTATACGACATCAGAAGAGGAAGATGTTTGTCCGACGTGTCTTGAAG AATATACGCCTGAGAATCCAAGAATAATGACAAAATGCTCTCACCATTTCCATCTTGGTTGCATATATGAGTGGAAGGAGAGAAGTGACATCTGCCCTGTATGTGGCAAG GTGATGGTGTTCGATGAGACTTGA